The Misgurnus anguillicaudatus chromosome 21, ASM2758022v2, whole genome shotgun sequence genome includes a window with the following:
- the LOC129435996 gene encoding uncharacterized protein, translating into MDVVGRENVNVQNAVIVSGVTLTEEDQVLETYLSRFGSVRRNLLIDDPQSEFHRNAIVEFTHRSAMSNLEPQLPLTLVSPTNTDIVSRVRALGMVHTPTISTATVECLEKLQTIANANGETLQNVLQRELMKVGGAKTPVDVPQETNPLTSATSSPSRLEGFKSPSVLRLEPENPAATQKLTTERVAHPPLENPPFQEIQRRGSQNLASEQRSSGNRSPSVTVTSHPSLTMDMIDPPSVQKVVVEHIVRTNDGAPLHQASFRLRSFSGKIPRPINEPDFDTWRASVDFLLTDPSFSDLHRTRKILDSLLPPAADIVKHVSPNSLPAVYLKLLESVYGSVEDGDELLAKFMGALQNPGEKPSTYLHRLQVLLSTTIRRGGISESERDRCLLKQFCRGCWDNSLIADLQLERKKTDPPSFAELVVLIRTEEDKHASKEERMRKHLGLTKHCPATSKIRPSTHQISAYPCDTQDNDSTDVSLQQVCALQSQAVPVQKPSGHQNKAASSKSNEVSELKRVVAELQAQVTALNTAIISKESKDEKAIEISDLKRQIAALRVQVPTYEVHKEHPERFLQSRGQVRRKIPEQGATEWATHDKMPESRPRPGYCFRCAENGHLARDCNNAPDPAKVAEKRRKLREQQALWDSQHEALQKSLNWEPSL; encoded by the coding sequence atggATGTTGTAGGACGAGAAAATGTCAATGTGCAAAATGCAGTCATCGTTAGTGGAGTAACACTGACTGAAGAGGACCAAGTTCTAGAAACATACCTTTCAAGATTTGGCTCTGTGCGACGCAATCTGCTAATTGATGATCCACAGTCAGAATTTCATCGCAATGCAATAGTAGAGTTCACACACAGGTCAGCCATGAGCAATCTCGAGCCCCAGCTGCCTCTAACCTTAGTGAGCCCCACTAATACAGACATTGTGTCCCGTGTGCGAGCCCTGGGTATGGTGCACACCCCCACCATTAGTACTGCCACTGTTGAGTGCTTGGAGAAACTACAGACAATAGCAAACGCCAACGGAGAGACTTTACAAAATGTCCTCCAACGAGAGTTGATGAAGGTTGGTGGGGCGAAAACTCCAGTTGACGTGCCACAAGAGACAAATCCCTTGACAAGCGCTACTAGCAGCCCCTCACGGTTGGAAGGATTCAAGTCACCCTCTGTCTTGAGATTGGAACCCGAAAACCCAGCCGCAACACAAAAATTAACCACAGAACGGGTAGCCCATCCCCCGTTAGAAAATCCACCCTTTCAAGAAATTCAACGTAGAGGATCACAAAACCTGGCCTCGGAGCAACGTAGTAGTGGGAACCGCAGTCCCTCCGTCACAGTGACATCCCATCCCTCACTCACAATGGACATGATTGACCCTCCCAGTGTGCAGAAGGTGGTTGTAGAACATATTGTTAGAACCAATGATGGAGCCCCATTGCACCAGGCCTCTTTCCGCCTCAGATCATTCTCAGGAAAAATCCCCAGGCCCATTAATGAGCCAGATTTTGATACTTGGCGTGCAAGCGTGGACTTCCTGTTGACAGATCCCTCATTCTCTGATCTACATCGAACAAGAAAAATTCTTGACAGCCTTCTCCCACCAGCCGCAGATATTGTTAAACATGTGTCCCCTAACAGCTTACCTGCAGTGTATTTGAAGTTGCTGGAGTCTGTGTATGGCTCTGTGGAAGATGGAGATGAGCTGCTAGCTAAGTTTATGGGTGCCCTCCAAAATCCGGGTGAGAAGCCTTCAACTTATCTACATAGGTTACAAGTTCTTCTGAGTACAACCATTAGACGAGGAGGCATATCTGAAAGTGAGAGAGACCGCTGTCTGCTGAAGCAATTTTGTCGCGGCTGTTGGGACAACAGTCTCATTGCAGATCTCCAGCTAGAGAGGAAGAAAACAGACCCTCCTTCCTTTGCAGAACTAGTGGTGCTTATACGCACAGAAGAGGACAAACATGCCTCTAAAGAAGAGAGGATGAGGAAGCACTTGGGGCTAACCAAGCATTGTCCTGCTACTTCGAAAATCAGACCATCGACACATCAGATATCTGCATACCCATGCGACACACAAGATAATGATTCTACTGATGTAAGTTTACAGCAAGTTTGCGCACTACAATCTCAAGCTGTTCCTGTGCAAAAACCCTCAGGTCATCAAAACAAAGCCGCCTCATCAAAATCCAATGAAGTGAGTGAGCTAAAAAGGGTTGTAGCAGAGTTGCAAGCACAAGTCACTGCCTTGAACACCGCAATTATTTCAAAAGAAAGTAAAGATGAGAAAGCAATTGAAATTTCTGACCTTAAAAGACAGATTGCTGCTTTGAGAGTTCAAGTCCCTACCTATGAAGTTCACAAAGAGCACCCTGAGAGATTTTTGCAGTCTAGAGGTCAGGTCAGGCGCAAGATACCAGAACAAGGTGCAACAGAGTGGGCCACCCATGACAAAATGCCTGAAAGCAGACCCCGTCCTGGGTACTGTTTTAGATGTGCGGAAAATGGTCATCTTGCCCGTGACTGTAATAATGCTCCTGATCCTGCTAAAGTTGCAGAAAAGAGACGCAAGCTAAGAGAACAACAAGCCCTGTGGGATTCCCAACACGAGGCCCTACAAAAATCTTTAAACTGGGAACCGTCTCTGTAG